The genomic stretch CACCAAGGGCAATCGCTGATTTCACCGTACCTGTACGGTAAATACCAGCTTCAGTTACGCCTAAATGTAATGGATTATCAATTTGCTGAGAAAGCAAGCGGTAAGCATCCATGGTTAAAAACACATTTGAGGCCTTTACACTAACTTTAAACTCATGGAAATCAAGACGATCTAAAATATCAATATGACGTAAAGCTGATTCAAGGAGTGCTTGCCCAGTAGGCTCGCCATATTTCTTTTGTAAATCTTTTTCTAGTGAACCCGCATTGACCCCAATACGCATAGAAATGCCATGATGACGCGCCGCAGCAACGACTTCACGTACTTTCTGATCTGAGCCGATATTACCAGGGTTAATACGTAAACAGTCTGCACCATAATCTGCAACAGCTAAGGCAATTCTATGGTCAAAGTGAATATCTGCAACCAAAGGTACGGAAACGCGCTTGCGAATTGCACCAAATGCTTCAGCAGCCTCCATAGATGGGACCGAAACACGCATAATATCAGCACCTGCATCAACACAACGCTCAATTTGAGCCACGGTTGCATCAACATCGCAGGTTTCAGTGTTTGTCATACTTTGCACACTAATAGGTGCATCGCCACCGACATACACCGACCCAACACGAATTTTACGTGTTGGTCGACGTTTAATTGGGTTCTCTATCATTGTATCGCTCAACTCATGGTATTAGCGGGATAAACGGAATTCAGCTTTACCGTTTACCGTATATGGAGACAATGAAATCTGTTCTTGGTTTAAACTTAATGACACAGCTGTTGCATCATCAAGACGAATCTGGAATGGAGACTCACCATTTAAGCTTAAAGTTGATGACTGACGACCTGTCGCCAAAACTTTACCTGTTGCATCAACAATATGAACAGAAGTTGGTCGGTTAAAGTTTAACACCAATTGGTCACCCACTGTTGAGGTGGTACTTCCCTGCATAGGTAAAACTTCAACATTCGATTGATTTACTTTAGGTAAATCTGCATCGTCTTTCTTTGAAGTCCATTTTTGAATACCCATAACAAGCAATGACACAACAGCAAGAATTACAACAGCAAGCAGAGCACGCTTTAACCATTTCTTATTACGATCGCTATTAGAACCTGGGAGTTTGCCCATGATTTTAATTGGCGAGTTATTTAAAGCATGATTTGGTAAAAGGCCCGTATCATTTGCATAAATCTCATCGAAGCGCTGAATAATCGCCGTCGCATCTGTATTTAAATACTTCGCATATGAACGGTAATAACCCTTAATAAAAGTCGCTTCTGGCAATGACTTATAATCATCTTGCTCTAAAGCGGTCAGAGTCTTAACCGGCATATTTAAATCTGAAGAAACTTGCCCTAACTCTTTATTCTGAGCAACTCGAATTTGACGTAAATACTCACCAGGACGTTGAATATTTCCTAAAGCAGAAGTCGGTAAGCTTGAGCCAGTTGGCTGCTGTGAATTAGGATTTATTTCCATACGGCCTCAGTACTATACTGTAATTGCAAATAACGTTGATATTCTGGACTTTCCGGGAACAAGGCACGTAATTGGTTTACTAACGCTTGCGTTCCCATTTTATCCGCATTGGCTCGAGCCACTCTTACACCAATCCAAAGTGCTCTTGCACCCTGATTTTTCTGCCCCACTGTATGAACATATTGCTCATACATTTGTGTAGCAGCCGGAATCTGCTGCTGCAAATAAAAAATTTCCGCTAACTCTAACATTGAAATATAAGAGTCGCGGTTAGCAAGGAGTGCTTGTTTGAATGTTTTTTCAGCATTCACAACATCACCCAATTTTAAATAAATACGCCCCAGATTTTCTAATGCCTGATAGCGTTGGTTATAACCTAATGTTGCTCCAGCAATACGGAATTGCTCAATCGCCTCATTATAACGCTCCATTTGGTATAAATAAGTACCATAATTATTATGTGCTTGAGCATTATCCGGTTCAGACGAAATTGCTCGTTTAAAATAATGTTCTGCTTTTTCTAAGTTGGTTTTGCTACCTTCTTGCTGTAGCAAAATCCCCATCATCATGTTTGCCGTTGCATCGCGGCTATCCACACTTAAAGCTTGATCAAGAGCTCGCTTTGCTGAGTCCAAGTCACCAGAACGGATATGTTCAGCAGCAAGTTGTGTACGAACTTTTACTGCTTTTTCTGGGTCTTTTTTTTGCGTATGCGTTGTCTGGCAACCACTTGCCAGAAATGCAACTGCAATCCCCATACATAAGACCGTTTTCAACTTTGGAATACTCAAAGCCTGCCCTCAATTTATCCTTGTGTACGCAAAATCTCTTGACGCTGTGTTACTTTTTTCTGCCACTGTTCAGCACGGCGGGTTCTATCAGCCACCTGACCCACTAGCTGTCCACATGCAGCATCAATATCATCACCACGTGTTTGACGAATCGTACACACAAATCCCGCATCAGACAAAGTTTTTTGGAACGAGATAATACGATTTCGGCTTGAGCGACCATATGGCGCATGCGGGAATGGGTTAAATGGGATCAAGTTAATTTTACTTGGTAAATTTTTTAATAATTTAATCATTTGCTGTGCATGTTCAGGCTGATCATTTACGCCCTCTAACATCACATATTCGATGGTCACATGTTTACGCGTACTTTCATTACCATCTTTGGCAATATAGCGCTGACATGCTGCAATTAACTGAACCAATGGATATTTTTTATTAATTGGCACAAGCTCATTACGTAATTCATCATTGGGCGCATGCAAGGAAATCGCCAGAGCAACATCAATGTCTTTTGCAAGCTGATCAATTTTTGGTACAACACCTGATGTCGATAAAGTCACACGACGTTTTGACATGCCATAAGCAAAGTCATCAAGCATAATCTGCATTGAGCTTAATACAGCATCATAGTTGAGCAATGGCTCACCCATGCCCATCATCACAACATTGGTCACTGAACGTTCGCGCTCGGCAACAGGCACTTCTTCCATATAAGAATAGTTTGCCATCCAGAGTTGCCCAATAATTTCATCTGGCGTTAAATCACGTTGGAAACCTTGTTTACCTGTTGAACAAAATGAGCAGTCTAATGCGCAGCCCACTTGAGAGGAAATACAAAGCGTTTTACGTAACCCAGTTTTATCTTCGGCAGGAATTAATACAGTTTCAACTAAAGAACCTGCACCCTCACCTACGCGAAACACCCACTTACGTGTACCATCTTTTGAATAATGACGGTGAACCACTTCAGGGGCTTTAATTTCACAAATCTGTTCAAGCTTCGCACGTAGTTTGCCTGAAATATTGGTCATTTCAGCAAAGTCAGTAACAAAGTATTGATGTATCCATTTCATGACCTGTCCGGCACGAAACTTCTTCTCACCGATATCTTCAAAGAATTTTTCTAACTCAGGACGAGACATGCCGAGTAAATTCACTTTATTCTCGGCAGCAGGGATTACCGGCGTGGACGAAGATTGCTGCTGTCCATCAAGATTTTCAGATGAAACGACCACTGCAGAACTCATGTGTATTTACCTAAACCATGTCAAAAAACTGAAGATATTGTTCAAGAATCAAACAATATTCTCTTAAGAGAATAAAAAAACCAGATAAGTAGTATACCACTTATCTGGTTTGAATGCTTTCGATTAACGAGTGCGTGGGCAGATCTCGTTGTCAGCAAAGAAGTAAGCAATTTCACGCTCTGCAGAAGCAACTGAGTCAGAACCGTGAGCAGCGTTTTCGTCGATGCTTACAGCAAAGTCAGCACGAATCGTACCAGGAGCAGCTTCTTTAGGGTTTGTAGCGCCTAAGATTTCACGGTGTGCAAGAACTGCATTTTCGCCTTCAAGAACAGATACTACAACTGGACCAGAAGTCATGAATGCAACTAAGTCACCAAAGAAACCACGTTCTTTATGCTCAGCATAGAAACCTTCAGCATCAGCTTGAGAAAGGTGTTTCATTTTAGTCGCAACAATTTTTAAACCCGCTTTTTCAAAACGAGCAAAAATATCACCGATGTGGTTTTTAGACACTGCATCAGGTTTTACGATAGACAAAGTACGTT from Acinetobacter pittii encodes the following:
- the ndk gene encoding nucleoside-diphosphate kinase, translating into MAIERTLSIVKPDAVSKNHIGDIFARFEKAGLKIVATKMKHLSQADAEGFYAEHKERGFFGDLVAFMTSGPVVVSVLEGENAVLAHREILGATNPKEAAPGTIRADFAVSIDENAAHGSDSVASAEREIAYFFADNEICPRTR
- the pilW gene encoding type IV pilus biogenesis/stability protein PilW is translated as MSIPKLKTVLCMGIAVAFLASGCQTTHTQKKDPEKAVKVRTQLAAEHIRSGDLDSAKRALDQALSVDSRDATANMMMGILLQQEGSKTNLEKAEHYFKRAISSEPDNAQAHNNYGTYLYQMERYNEAIEQFRIAGATLGYNQRYQALENLGRIYLKLGDVVNAEKTFKQALLANRDSYISMLELAEIFYLQQQIPAATQMYEQYVHTVGQKNQGARALWIGVRVARANADKMGTQALVNQLRALFPESPEYQRYLQLQYSTEAVWK
- the rlmN gene encoding 23S rRNA (adenine(2503)-C(2))-methyltransferase RlmN; the encoded protein is MSSAVVVSSENLDGQQQSSSTPVIPAAENKVNLLGMSRPELEKFFEDIGEKKFRAGQVMKWIHQYFVTDFAEMTNISGKLRAKLEQICEIKAPEVVHRHYSKDGTRKWVFRVGEGAGSLVETVLIPAEDKTGLRKTLCISSQVGCALDCSFCSTGKQGFQRDLTPDEIIGQLWMANYSYMEEVPVAERERSVTNVVMMGMGEPLLNYDAVLSSMQIMLDDFAYGMSKRRVTLSTSGVVPKIDQLAKDIDVALAISLHAPNDELRNELVPINKKYPLVQLIAACQRYIAKDGNESTRKHVTIEYVMLEGVNDQPEHAQQMIKLLKNLPSKINLIPFNPFPHAPYGRSSRNRIISFQKTLSDAGFVCTIRQTRGDDIDAACGQLVGQVADRTRRAEQWQKKVTQRQEILRTQG
- the ispG gene encoding flavodoxin-dependent (E)-4-hydroxy-3-methylbut-2-enyl-diphosphate synthase gives rise to the protein MIENPIKRRPTRKIRVGSVYVGGDAPISVQSMTNTETCDVDATVAQIERCVDAGADIMRVSVPSMEAAEAFGAIRKRVSVPLVADIHFDHRIALAVADYGADCLRINPGNIGSDQKVREVVAAARHHGISMRIGVNAGSLEKDLQKKYGEPTGQALLESALRHIDILDRLDFHEFKVSVKASNVFLTMDAYRLLSQQIDNPLHLGVTEAGIYRTGTVKSAIALGGLLMEGIGDTMRISLAAEPEDEIKIGFDILKSLGLRSNGINFIACPSCSRQEFNVIQVMQALEERLEDIRTPMDVSVIGCKVNGPGEAKEADIGVVGAAPRSLVYRNGEKSHLIDTDQLVDEIETMVRQRVQELEEAKSKEIIRSSS
- a CDS encoding helix-turn-helix domain-containing protein; the protein is MEINPNSQQPTGSSLPTSALGNIQRPGEYLRQIRVAQNKELGQVSSDLNMPVKTLTALEQDDYKSLPEATFIKGYYRSYAKYLNTDATAIIQRFDEIYANDTGLLPNHALNNSPIKIMGKLPGSNSDRNKKWLKRALLAVVILAVVSLLVMGIQKWTSKKDDADLPKVNQSNVEVLPMQGSTTSTVGDQLVLNFNRPTSVHIVDATGKVLATGRQSSTLSLNGESPFQIRLDDATAVSLSLNQEQISLSPYTVNGKAEFRLSR